The following proteins are encoded in a genomic region of Clostridium kluyveri:
- a CDS encoding DUF2188 domain-containing protein, protein MSSSNIIGNPDSAIWKMLGIDNSKTTNTKQESINIAKKKIENKDSELDIHDKNDKI, encoded by the coding sequence ATGAGCAGCTCAAATATTATTGGCAACCCTGATTCTGCAATATGGAAGATGTTAGGTATCGATAATTCTAAAACTACTAATACTAAACAAGAATCCATTAACATTGCTAAAAAAAAGATAGAAAATAAAGACTCTGAATTAGACATCCATGATAAAAATGATAAAATCTAA
- a CDS encoding AraC family ligand binding domain-containing protein, translating to MEKEIRTVKFDTDLMMEAYHFQGIMQKFPNHFHKYYVIGFIENGQRYLSCKNKEYTIAPGDLLLFNPRDNHTCEQIDGKTLDYRCINIQPEIMSKVVFEIMGRDYSPYFTPQVVFHSELVSLLKELHLMIMQEEKDFRKEEIFFFLLDQLIEEYTEQDITSPKAEQSTEAKAVCEFLEQNYMKNITLDDLSNLTGLSKYYLLRSFTKQKGISPYSYLETIRIDKAKKLLEQGVLPIDVAFQTGFTDQSHFSNFFKKFIGLTPKQYMNIFKDLHK from the coding sequence TTGGAAAAAGAAATAAGAACTGTGAAATTCGATACAGATTTAATGATGGAAGCTTATCATTTTCAAGGGATCATGCAAAAATTCCCCAACCACTTTCATAAGTATTATGTGATTGGATTTATTGAAAACGGCCAACGCTATCTATCCTGTAAAAATAAAGAATATACTATAGCGCCTGGAGATCTATTACTGTTTAATCCACGAGATAATCATACATGTGAGCAAATTGATGGTAAAACGCTGGATTATCGCTGTATCAATATTCAACCGGAGATTATGAGCAAAGTTGTTTTTGAAATAATGGGCAGAGACTATTCACCCTATTTTACACCACAGGTTGTTTTTCACAGTGAATTAGTTTCACTGCTAAAGGAACTGCATTTGATGATCATGCAAGAGGAAAAGGATTTTAGAAAAGAAGAAATATTTTTTTTTCTTTTGGATCAGCTAATCGAAGAATACACAGAACAGGACATAACATCACCAAAAGCTGAGCAGAGCACAGAAGCGAAAGCCGTCTGTGAGTTTTTAGAACAAAACTACATGAAGAATATCACATTAGACGATTTAAGCAATCTGACTGGACTAAGCAAGTATTATTTATTACGCTCCTTTACCAAACAAAAGGGGATTTCGCCATACAGTTATTTGGAAACGATACGAATTGATAAGGCAAAAAAGCTTTTGGAGCAGGGCGTATTGCCAATTGACGTGGCATTTCAAACAGGCTTTACTGACCAGAGCCATTTTTCAAATTTTTTTAAGAAATTTATTGGACTAACACCTAAACAGTATATGAACATATTTAAAGATTTGCATAAATGA
- a CDS encoding DUF2000 domain-containing protein has translation MNDSNIKCVMIIDSQLPIGVIANTSAILGVTLGKHIPEQVGDDVMDASNYTHLGIISIPVTILRGDKEILKNLRERLYKSEFGDLMVVDFSDVAQSCNIYSEYIAKAAATSEQDHNYFGIAIYGNKKKVNKLTGFMPLLR, from the coding sequence ATGAATGATTCTAATATAAAATGCGTTATGATTATAGATTCACAACTGCCAATTGGTGTCATAGCCAACACTTCCGCTATCTTAGGTGTAACCCTCGGAAAACATATACCTGAACAGGTAGGGGACGATGTAATGGACGCTTCAAATTACACCCATTTGGGAATTATTTCGATACCTGTTACAATACTGCGCGGAGATAAGGAAATTCTGAAAAATTTGCGAGAACGTTTATATAAATCTGAATTTGGCGATTTAATGGTTGTTGACTTTTCTGATGTTGCACAAAGTTGTAATATATACAGCGAATATATTGCAAAAGCAGCAGCCACATCGGAGCAAGACCACAATTATTTTGGAATTGCCATTTATGGGAATAAGAAAAAAGTAAATAAACTAACAGGATTTATGCCACTTTTAAGATAA
- a CDS encoding chemotaxis protein CheA, with protein MSEIFSQEPMLDMFIFETTQLIEQLEQSAIESEKSSCYTENAINEIFRIMHTIKGSSAMMLFENISSLSHAMEDMFYFIREEKPKNIDYLKLTNMVLKGVDFIKTEVDKITSKKKPDGDASELMSQIKNFLSELKQNNLISKVMSDELQCDVIDIPEKYDINKDMLNSSKKNAYKAVIYFEEDCEMEDIHAFTVVNTIKDIADEVHYVPDDVDDGNNSVEIIRKEGFKIYFKSDNTFDKIHSILMGTVFLKDLQLTQLEDHEELNEFKKIKQIILDHSFPEKNKQATVSKNKENTQQFSSHQNIISVNVSKLDKLMDLIGELVISEAMVIENPDLTGLNLNSFHKASRQLQKITNELQDIVMSIRMVPLSTTFQKMNRVVRDMCKKLNKEVELKIIGQETEVDKNIIDHISDPLIHIIRNSIDHGIEVAKERASVGKPNVGTVTLEAKNAGGDVLIIVKDDGRGLNKEKILKKAKENGLINRPEDELTDKEIYSYIFLPGFSTKERITEFSGRGVGMDVVTKNIGAIGGIISVDSTYGEETIITLKIPLTLAIINGMTMKVGQSRYTVPITNIKESFKAKSSDIIKDTDGNEMILIRKQCYPILRLHEIYRVETEIINISDGIILMVENESKSICIFADELLGENQVVVKALPNYFRNFKKIRGLAGCTLLGDGGISLILDISDLINY; from the coding sequence TTGTCGGAAATTTTTAGTCAAGAACCAATGCTTGATATGTTCATCTTTGAAACTACCCAACTTATTGAGCAACTTGAACAATCTGCAATAGAAAGTGAAAAATCAAGCTGTTACACTGAAAATGCAATCAATGAAATTTTTAGGATAATGCATACCATAAAAGGTTCTTCCGCAATGATGCTTTTTGAAAACATATCCTCTCTTTCCCATGCCATGGAGGATATGTTCTATTTTATACGTGAGGAAAAGCCAAAAAATATTGATTACTTAAAGCTTACAAACATGGTTTTAAAAGGCGTTGATTTTATTAAAACAGAAGTAGATAAAATTACAAGTAAGAAAAAGCCTGATGGGGATGCTTCTGAGCTTATGTCCCAGATAAAAAATTTTTTATCTGAATTAAAACAAAATAACCTAATATCAAAGGTTATGTCAGATGAGTTACAATGTGATGTAATAGATATTCCTGAAAAATATGATATAAATAAGGATATGCTTAATTCCTCTAAAAAAAATGCCTATAAAGCAGTAATTTATTTCGAAGAAGACTGTGAAATGGAAGACATACATGCATTTACTGTTGTTAACACTATAAAAGATATAGCCGATGAAGTTCATTATGTACCTGATGATGTTGATGATGGCAACAATAGTGTTGAAATCATTAGAAAAGAAGGTTTTAAAATATACTTTAAATCAGATAATACCTTTGATAAAATACATTCCATTTTGATGGGCACCGTATTTCTAAAAGATTTGCAGTTAACCCAACTAGAAGATCATGAAGAGCTTAATGAATTTAAGAAAATAAAACAAATAATTTTAGACCACTCTTTTCCTGAAAAAAACAAACAAGCTACAGTTAGTAAAAATAAAGAAAATACTCAGCAATTTTCTTCCCACCAAAATATTATTAGTGTTAATGTTTCAAAATTAGATAAACTTATGGATCTTATTGGTGAGCTAGTTATTTCAGAGGCAATGGTAATTGAAAATCCTGATCTAACAGGGTTAAATTTGAACAGTTTCCATAAGGCCTCTAGACAACTTCAGAAAATTACAAATGAACTTCAAGATATCGTTATGTCCATAAGGATGGTTCCACTGTCCACCACATTCCAAAAAATGAATAGGGTAGTTCGTGATATGTGTAAAAAACTAAATAAAGAAGTTGAATTGAAAATAATAGGTCAAGAAACTGAGGTTGATAAAAACATTATAGACCACATATCCGATCCACTAATACATATTATTAGAAACTCTATTGATCATGGAATAGAAGTTGCCAAAGAGAGAGCATCAGTGGGAAAGCCTAATGTTGGAACAGTAACTTTAGAGGCGAAAAATGCAGGTGGAGATGTATTAATAATTGTTAAAGATGATGGTAGAGGACTAAATAAAGAAAAAATACTTAAAAAAGCAAAAGAAAATGGACTTATCAACAGACCGGAAGATGAACTTACAGATAAGGAAATATATTCATATATATTCTTGCCAGGCTTCTCAACAAAGGAGAGAATAACAGAATTTTCAGGAAGAGGAGTGGGTATGGATGTTGTAACTAAAAATATAGGCGCCATTGGTGGAATTATTTCAGTAGACAGTACGTACGGTGAAGAAACCATAATAACCCTAAAAATACCACTTACTCTTGCCATAATAAATGGTATGACCATGAAGGTTGGTCAATCTAGATATACAGTGCCAATTACGAATATTAAAGAATCCTTTAAAGCTAAATCAAGTGATATCATTAAAGATACTGATGGTAATGAAATGATTTTAATTAGAAAGCAATGTTACCCTATTTTAAGGCTGCATGAAATATATAGGGTAGAAACAGAAATAATCAATATTTCTGATGGAATAATATTGATGGTTGA
- a CDS encoding response regulator, with product MKKVLIVDDAAFMRLALKSILEKNGFEVIGEAENGAVGIEKYKELKPDLVTLDITMPKMNGIETLKEIKNIDPKSKVVMISAMGQEATVRKSIVLGAKSFIVKPFKNELVIKTLTKILAV from the coding sequence ATGAAAAAGGTACTTATAGTTGATGATGCAGCTTTTATGAGGCTAGCTTTAAAATCAATTCTTGAAAAAAATGGATTTGAAGTAATTGGTGAAGCTGAAAATGGAGCAGTAGGTATAGAAAAATATAAAGAATTAAAACCAGATCTTGTAACTCTGGATATTACCATGCCTAAAATGAATGGTATAGAAACTTTAAAAGAAATAAAGAATATAGATCCAAAATCTAAAGTAGTTATGATTTCAGCAATGGGACAAGAAGCCACTGTACGAAAATCCATAGTATTAGGTGCTAAGTCCTTTATAGTTAAGCCTTTCAAAAATGAACTTGTAATAAAAACATTAACAAAAATTTTAGCTGTTTAA